From the genome of Mycoplasma putrefaciens KS1, one region includes:
- the alaS gene encoding alanine--tRNA ligase, with protein MKKLTADQIRQMWLDFFKSKQHYFLEPVSLIPVDDPSLLWINSGVATLKPYFDGRKTPPSPRLTNSQKSIRTNDIENVGVTARHHTMFEMLGNFSIGDYFKQKAIHLAWELLTSPQWFAIDKNKLYITVFNEDLEAYKIWTEEINIPKDHIFKLSRDTNFWDVGQGPCGPNTEIFYDRGQKWDPNNIGPKLISDDIENDRYIEVWNIVFSQFNNNGNNNYTELPRKNIDTGAGLERLASIFQDTPTNFETDIFWPTIKKVETICDPKFKYSFDNYFNPKAKQTRINTAFKVIADHIRACTFAISDGVFPGNKDRGYIIRRLIRRSSIFGRELGISKAFLYTLVSQVVSAMKEFYPYLEQKQALVEQTIKAEEEKFLKTLSKGYELLEQIIKDEQQVSAKHALLLFESYGFPIEQTLEISQQHNVQVDVEGFEQLLEQARDTARKARKDLKAWDKQNELFTKLDVESEFTGWNETSRSDAKIVYMFTNNKQIDSITDSEAYVILDKTPFYAEKGGQAADTGVISNNNANAIVVDVQQGPKHQHIHRIEVSGTLKVGDVVSAGVDQDKRFYTMKNHSGTHMIHAALREVLGNSVMQSGSYNDEHGLRIDFTFNRLATSQELEQAEKLVLEKINQHIDRETYFCSLQDSINKYHALAFFTEKYDDIVRVVKFGDFSSELCGGTHVDNTSEIEDFIITGLESKGSGLYRIKALTSNKAVSEYLNEQFKLVKDDAENIIEKYNQNKTILENKMIEEVFSEIKSLTITKQNLVVIKELLAKLKELFKDYDKKVSDLLTASKLSQFNNLKPELNQNGVNEIKLFTKDLTIKDLKQLADDLRNKYNDLIVILASQTSDTNFIVVGVSESLQSKYKAIDIFNNLEGLETKGGGNANLAQGKYIKK; from the coding sequence ATGAAAAAATTAACAGCTGATCAAATTCGACAAATGTGATTAGATTTTTTTAAATCAAAACAACACTATTTTTTAGAACCAGTTTCATTAATTCCAGTTGATGATCCATCTTTATTGTGAATTAATTCAGGAGTTGCTACTTTAAAACCTTATTTTGATGGTAGAAAAACTCCACCTTCACCAAGACTAACTAACTCTCAAAAATCAATTAGAACAAATGACATTGAAAATGTTGGAGTTACTGCACGTCATCACACAATGTTTGAAATGTTAGGAAATTTTTCAATTGGTGATTATTTTAAACAAAAAGCTATTCATTTAGCTTGAGAATTATTAACTTCACCACAATGATTTGCAATTGATAAAAACAAGTTATACATAACTGTTTTTAATGAAGATTTAGAAGCTTATAAAATTTGAACCGAAGAAATTAACATACCAAAAGATCATATTTTTAAACTATCAAGAGATACTAACTTTTGAGATGTTGGTCAAGGACCATGTGGTCCAAACACTGAAATCTTTTATGATCGTGGGCAAAAATGAGATCCGAATAACATTGGACCAAAACTAATTAGTGATGATATTGAAAATGATAGATACATTGAAGTTTGAAATATCGTATTTTCACAATTTAATAACAACGGAAATAATAACTACACTGAATTACCAAGAAAAAATATTGATACTGGTGCCGGACTAGAAAGACTTGCTTCAATTTTTCAAGATACCCCAACTAATTTTGAAACTGATATTTTCTGACCAACAATTAAAAAAGTTGAAACAATTTGTGATCCTAAATTTAAATACTCATTTGATAATTATTTCAATCCTAAGGCTAAACAAACAAGAATTAATACAGCCTTTAAAGTAATTGCAGATCATATTAGAGCTTGTACATTTGCAATTAGTGATGGTGTTTTTCCTGGAAATAAAGATCGTGGATATATTATCAGACGTTTAATTAGAAGATCGTCTATTTTTGGAAGAGAACTAGGAATTAGTAAAGCATTTTTATACACTTTAGTTTCACAAGTAGTTAGTGCTATGAAAGAATTTTACCCATACTTAGAACAAAAACAAGCCCTAGTTGAACAAACAATTAAAGCTGAAGAAGAAAAGTTCTTAAAAACACTATCAAAAGGTTATGAATTATTAGAACAAATTATTAAAGATGAACAACAAGTTTCAGCTAAACACGCTTTATTATTATTTGAATCTTACGGCTTTCCAATTGAACAAACTTTAGAAATATCTCAACAACACAATGTGCAAGTTGATGTTGAAGGTTTTGAACAATTACTAGAACAAGCCCGAGATACTGCTCGAAAGGCCAGAAAAGACTTAAAAGCTTGAGATAAACAAAATGAATTATTTACTAAATTAGATGTTGAATCAGAATTTACAGGTTGAAATGAAACATCAAGAAGTGATGCAAAAATTGTTTATATGTTTACAAATAATAAACAAATTGATTCAATAACTGATTCGGAAGCTTATGTGATTTTAGATAAAACTCCTTTTTATGCTGAAAAAGGTGGACAAGCGGCTGATACTGGTGTTATTTCTAATAACAATGCTAATGCAATTGTAGTTGATGTTCAACAAGGTCCAAAACACCAACACATCCACAGAATAGAAGTTTCAGGAACCTTAAAAGTTGGTGATGTTGTTAGTGCTGGAGTTGATCAAGATAAACGCTTCTATACAATGAAAAATCATTCAGGAACTCATATGATTCATGCTGCTTTAAGAGAAGTTTTAGGAAACAGTGTAATGCAATCAGGATCATATAATGATGAACATGGTTTACGTATAGATTTTACTTTCAACCGCTTAGCAACAAGCCAAGAACTAGAACAAGCTGAAAAATTAGTTTTAGAAAAAATTAATCAACATATTGACAGAGAAACTTACTTTTGTAGTTTACAAGATTCAATTAATAAGTATCATGCTCTAGCATTTTTTACTGAAAAATATGACGATATTGTAAGAGTTGTTAAATTTGGTGATTTTTCTTCAGAACTATGTGGTGGGACTCACGTTGATAATACTTCTGAGATTGAAGATTTCATTATTACAGGTCTAGAATCAAAAGGTAGTGGTTTATACAGAATTAAAGCACTAACTTCAAACAAAGCTGTCAGTGAATATTTAAATGAGCAATTTAAATTAGTTAAAGATGATGCTGAAAACATTATTGAAAAATATAACCAAAATAAAACTATCTTAGAAAATAAAATGATTGAAGAAGTGTTTTCAGAAATCAAAAGTTTAACTATTACAAAACAAAACTTAGTTGTAATCAAAGAATTGCTTGCTAAATTAAAAGAACTATTCAAAGATTATGATAAAAAAGTATCTGATTTATTAACTGCATCTAAGCTATCTCAATTTAATAATCTAAAACCAGAATTAAACCAAAATGGTGTTAATGAAATTAAATTATTTACAAAAGATTTAACTATCAAAGATTTAAAACAATTAGCTGATGACTTGAGAAATAAATACAATGATCTAATTGTAATATTAGCTAGTCAAACAAGTGATACAAACTTTATAGTTGTTGGCGTAAGTGAAAGCTTACAATCAAAATATAAAGCGATTGACATTTTTAACAACCTCGAAGGATTAGAAACAAAAGGTGGAGGAAATGCCAACCTTGCTCAAGGAAAATATATTAAAAAATAA
- a CDS encoding AAA family ATPase, giving the protein MIKRDFYLQKLINKKDNNRVKVITGIRRCDKLELLFTLYKKYLLSWEIKEDQTIVLQLDGDDSIKYRNLLLLGEHIRSKVTNNKKKNYVLSMKFNFAMLLKIFIIDEQEPSITFVDTLLGLMKMKNLDIYVTTSNSKMLSSEILTQFSDRDDKIDVYPFSYDEIYYLFDSQERALNHYINYGGVPEVYNLKLILKNWTS; this is encoded by the coding sequence ATGATTAAGCGCGATTTTTATTTACAAAAACTAATAAATAAAAAAGATAATAACCGAGTGAAAGTTATAACCGGAATAAGACGATGTGATAAATTAGAGCTTCTTTTTACTCTATATAAAAAATATTTGTTATCTTGAGAAATAAAAGAAGATCAAACTATAGTACTGCAACTTGATGGAGATGACAGTATAAAATATAGAAATCTCCTTTTATTAGGCGAACATATTAGATCTAAAGTAACTAATAATAAGAAAAAAAATTATGTTTTATCGATGAAATTCAATTTTGCTATGCTGTTAAAAATTTTTATAATTGATGAGCAAGAACCAAGTATCACATTTGTTGATACTTTATTGGGTCTTATGAAGATGAAAAATTTAGATATTTATGTTACTACAAGCAATTCTAAAATGCTATCATCTGAAATTCTAACTCAATTTAGCGATAGAGATGACAAGATTGATGTTTATCCTTTTTCATATGATGAGATATATTATTTGTTTGATAGTCAAGAACGAGCCTTAAATCACTATATAAATTATGGTGGTGTGCCTGAAGTTTATAACTTAAAACTGATATTAAAAAACTGAACATCTTAA
- a CDS encoding DUF4143 domain-containing protein — MALSIGLLTSPTKLARRFESEAKIKTTHTTVKKYLDYFEESFVLSHVKRFDIKDRQYFKTLFKYYFTDLGLRNARLNFGQIEDNHIVENIIYNELIRPGYSVDIGMVEHNFKKDDTRVKKQLEIDFVINLSSQKYYIQYADNINTKEKKNKK, encoded by the coding sequence GTGGCTTTATCAATTGGTTTGTTGACAAGTCCAACAAAATTAGCTAGAAGATTTGAATCAGAAGCAAAAATTAAAACAACGCACACTACAGTTAAAAAATACTTAGATTATTTTGAAGAAAGCTTTGTTCTATCTCATGTTAAAAGATTTGACATCAAGGATAGACAATATTTTAAAACTCTTTTTAAATATTATTTTACTGATCTTGGTTTAAGAAATGCACGTTTAAATTTTGGACAAATTGAAGATAATCACATAGTTGAAAATATAATTTACAATGAACTAATAAGACCTGGTTATTCAGTTGATATCGGAATGGTAGAACATAATTTTAAAAAAGATGATACAAGAGTTAAAAAACAACTAGAAATTGATTTTGTAATCAATTTATCTAGTCAAAAATACTACATTCAATATGCAGATAATATAAATACTAAAGAGAAAAAGAACAAGAAATAA
- a CDS encoding MAG6410 family transglutaminase-related lipoprotein — translation MKKPKWHLLSTSFALGLLSISLITSSCSTIRLERNNTSKSNDSYSENETVNINSDDQHSNPRIDWTNSSNSSSHTNFYDNASNVVEHEVETKQMTEAELKEFYTKQIAEPFKEKHLLEQDVRNIIFKNDLPSNYYSHPDFKLEKSRISLYSKEQKVQLKLLNSKNSQVISSDVNWYQRIRYPQDEFIKAGQKGNSTLNLSTDGTVYSEKFDPQNPQTIEVWAEHKGALYLALVTIESEHEGKEWIAKNKAIEIVKEKGWKDMPTLKGITEAYKWITKEVKYPNLSNVYYKQSAYSALIDRETVCTGYAKAFKMFMDEMGVPCKIITGKSAREISGMKHAWNLVEIDGEWYHVDATSDRVDHNHGETKFEYFLTHDDDFHPDDKLKSEVENKGQRFRNLKLENFVKDEDDIRALADIKIGELEKIPSKLEILSRKDLYKKINEVLEEKGLEISDDGADVNKYLYSYTSFRKVTYKFKKAGEKIDVKTVDANIEKFDASANYAIKVSFGSDYNLEKLTPKHFVVKNAMIKKVEQNKNSYILHLDHFDSFGNVNVKLESIKVKGYKFNLNNNEIKFEVKRGQTSDVKLEAISDKSVKFTNVKTNLEYRNNFGEWKDVSGEGFVANDVVIGKVYVRQKSDTNTFESDIKVFDLNKERDIDRIVRKDGSNSIIGVDSSMQYRVKNQGDWISITTNKLENLKPATYEIRTKANGLNLASEPVKINIYK, via the coding sequence ATGAAGAAACCGAAATGACATTTGTTATCAACTTCTTTTGCTTTGGGTTTGTTATCAATTAGTCTTATTACTAGCAGTTGTTCAACTATTAGATTAGAAAGAAACAATACTTCAAAAAGCAATGATTCTTATTCTGAAAATGAAACAGTAAATATTAACTCAGATGATCAACATTCTAATCCAAGAATTGATTGAACAAATTCTTCTAATAGTTCATCACACACAAATTTTTATGATAATGCAAGTAATGTTGTTGAACATGAAGTTGAAACTAAGCAAATGACTGAAGCTGAATTAAAAGAATTCTATACTAAACAAATAGCTGAACCTTTTAAAGAAAAACACTTGTTAGAACAAGATGTTAGAAATATTATCTTTAAAAATGATTTACCTTCAAATTATTATTCTCATCCCGATTTCAAATTAGAAAAATCTAGAATATCACTATATTCAAAAGAACAAAAAGTACAACTTAAATTATTAAATTCAAAAAATAGTCAAGTTATTAGTAGTGATGTTAATTGATATCAAAGAATTAGATATCCTCAAGATGAATTTATAAAAGCTGGTCAAAAAGGAAATTCTACTCTTAATCTATCTACAGACGGAACTGTATATTCTGAAAAGTTTGATCCGCAAAATCCACAAACAATTGAAGTTTGAGCAGAACATAAAGGAGCATTATATTTAGCTTTAGTTACTATTGAATCTGAGCACGAAGGCAAAGAATGAATTGCAAAAAATAAGGCAATAGAGATAGTAAAAGAAAAAGGTTGAAAAGATATGCCAACCTTAAAAGGAATTACTGAAGCTTATAAGTGAATAACAAAAGAGGTTAAATATCCCAACCTAAGTAACGTATATTATAAACAGTCAGCATATTCAGCATTGATCGATAGAGAAACAGTATGTACAGGTTATGCAAAAGCATTTAAGATGTTTATGGATGAGATGGGTGTTCCTTGCAAGATTATAACTGGAAAAAGTGCTAGAGAAATTTCTGGTATGAAACACGCATGAAACTTAGTTGAAATAGATGGTGAATGATACCATGTTGATGCTACAAGCGATAGAGTAGATCATAACCATGGTGAGACAAAGTTCGAATATTTTCTAACTCACGATGATGACTTTCACCCTGACGATAAATTAAAAAGCGAAGTTGAAAATAAAGGACAACGCTTTAGAAATTTAAAATTAGAAAATTTTGTAAAAGATGAAGATGATATTAGAGCACTAGCTGATATAAAAATTGGTGAATTAGAAAAAATTCCTTCTAAATTAGAGATTTTATCAAGAAAAGATCTTTATAAAAAAATTAATGAAGTTTTAGAAGAAAAAGGTCTAGAAATATCAGATGATGGTGCAGATGTCAATAAGTATCTTTATTCTTATACTTCATTTAGAAAAGTTACATATAAATTTAAAAAAGCAGGAGAAAAAATAGATGTTAAGACTGTTGATGCAAATATAGAAAAATTTGATGCATCAGCAAATTATGCAATTAAAGTAAGTTTTGGTTCTGATTATAATTTAGAAAAACTAACTCCAAAGCACTTTGTAGTTAAAAATGCTATGATCAAAAAGGTTGAACAAAACAAAAATTCTTACATTTTACATTTAGATCATTTTGATAGTTTTGGCAATGTTAATGTTAAATTAGAATCTATCAAAGTTAAGGGCTATAAATTTAATTTAAATAACAATGAGATTAAATTTGAAGTTAAAAGAGGACAAACTTCAGATGTTAAACTAGAAGCTATAAGTGATAAATCTGTTAAATTTACCAATGTAAAGACAAATCTAGAATATAGAAATAACTTTGGTGAATGAAAAGATGTTAGTGGTGAAGGCTTTGTTGCTAATGATGTTGTTATAGGAAAAGTTTATGTAAGACAAAAAAGTGATACTAACACTTTTGAATCTGATATAAAAGTGTTTGATTTAAATAAAGAACGCGACATTGATAGAATTGTTAGAAAAGATGGTTCAAATTCAATAATTGGAGTTGATAGCTCAATGCAATATCGTGTTAAAAATCAAGGTGATTGAATTTCTATAACTACAAACAAGCTAGAAAATCTAAAACCAGCGACATATGAAATCAGAACTAAAGCAAATGGTTTGAACCTTGCTTCTGAACCTGTAAAAATTAATATTTATAAATAA